One genomic region from Arthrobacter sp. FB24 encodes:
- the purL gene encoding phosphoribosylformylglycinamidine synthase subunit PurL: protein MSTSAETVSKKFNIDTVENAAKTPDVELPWAELGLKQNEFDEVVKVLGRRPTGAELAMYSVMWSEHCSYKSSKNHLRQFGDKVTDEMKKDMLVGIGENAGVTNLGDGWAVTFKIESHNSPSFVEPYQGAATGIGGIVRDIISMGARPVAVMDPLRFGAIDHPDTARVMHGAVAGIGGYGNSLGLPNIGGEMVFDSVYQGNPLVNALAVGVMRHEDIRLANASGKGNKVVLFGARTGGDGIGGASVLASESFDDTKPSKRPAVQVGDPFAEKVLIECCLELFKGSLVEGIQDLGAAGISCATSELASNGDGGMEVELTSVLLRDPTLTPGEILMSESQERMMAVVTPENVAAFEAVMDKWAVEYSWLGEVTDTGRLIITWEGEVIVDVDPRTVAHDGPVYDRPFARPEWQDAVQADAFTGSVQDAGRPSAPKELAAAVTELISSPNMCDKSWITNQYDRYVGGNTAMAFPDDAGVVRVDEETGLGVALATDANGRYTYLDPYHGAQLALAEAYRNVATSGAVPMAVSDCLNFGSPEDPDVMWQLAEAIRGLSDACMVLGIPVTGGNVSLYNQTGTTPIHPSPVVAVLGKLDDVARRTPSGWKEDGQAIYLLGTTAAELDGSEWANMRGHLGGQPPKVDLAAERALGEILINASRDGMVDSAHDLSEGGLAAALVESALRYGVGARIALQDVMDRDGVDLFTALFSETQGRAIVGVPRSEEVRFTDMCTARGFAHTRIGVVDAASGQLEINGVDALSLEALREAHEATLPKYFG, encoded by the coding sequence GTGAGTACCTCAGCTGAAACCGTCAGCAAGAAGTTCAACATCGACACCGTGGAGAACGCGGCCAAGACCCCGGACGTCGAGCTCCCCTGGGCCGAGCTGGGCCTGAAGCAGAATGAGTTCGACGAGGTTGTCAAAGTCCTTGGCCGCCGCCCGACCGGCGCCGAGCTCGCCATGTACTCCGTGATGTGGAGCGAGCACTGCTCCTACAAGTCCTCCAAGAACCACCTGCGCCAGTTCGGCGACAAGGTGACGGACGAGATGAAGAAGGACATGCTGGTGGGCATCGGCGAAAACGCCGGTGTCACGAACCTGGGCGACGGCTGGGCCGTGACGTTCAAGATCGAGTCCCACAACTCGCCGTCGTTCGTTGAGCCCTACCAGGGCGCGGCAACGGGCATCGGCGGCATCGTCCGCGACATCATCTCCATGGGTGCCCGCCCGGTGGCCGTGATGGATCCGCTGCGCTTCGGCGCCATCGACCACCCGGACACCGCACGCGTCATGCACGGGGCAGTGGCCGGCATCGGCGGCTACGGCAACTCCCTCGGCCTGCCCAACATCGGCGGCGAGATGGTCTTCGACTCCGTGTACCAGGGCAACCCGCTGGTCAACGCACTGGCCGTCGGCGTCATGCGCCACGAGGACATCCGCCTCGCCAACGCCTCCGGCAAGGGCAACAAGGTGGTGCTGTTCGGCGCCCGCACCGGCGGCGACGGCATCGGCGGCGCCTCCGTGCTGGCCTCCGAGTCCTTCGACGACACCAAGCCGTCCAAGCGTCCCGCCGTCCAGGTGGGCGACCCGTTCGCCGAGAAGGTCCTGATCGAGTGCTGCCTCGAGCTGTTCAAGGGTTCCCTCGTTGAGGGCATCCAGGACCTCGGCGCCGCGGGCATTTCCTGCGCCACCTCCGAGCTCGCCTCCAACGGCGACGGCGGCATGGAAGTCGAGCTGACCTCCGTGCTGCTGCGCGATCCCACGCTGACCCCGGGCGAGATCCTGATGTCCGAGTCGCAGGAACGCATGATGGCGGTGGTGACCCCCGAGAACGTCGCCGCCTTCGAAGCCGTCATGGACAAGTGGGCCGTGGAGTACTCCTGGCTGGGCGAGGTGACCGACACCGGCCGCCTGATCATCACGTGGGAAGGCGAGGTCATTGTCGACGTCGACCCGCGCACCGTGGCCCACGACGGTCCGGTCTATGACCGCCCGTTTGCCCGCCCGGAATGGCAGGACGCCGTTCAGGCCGACGCTTTCACCGGGTCCGTGCAGGATGCCGGCCGCCCTTCCGCTCCCAAGGAACTGGCCGCCGCCGTCACCGAGCTCATTTCTTCGCCGAACATGTGCGACAAATCCTGGATCACCAACCAGTACGACCGCTACGTCGGCGGCAACACCGCCATGGCGTTCCCGGACGACGCCGGCGTGGTCCGCGTTGACGAGGAAACCGGCCTGGGCGTGGCCCTGGCCACTGACGCCAACGGCCGCTACACCTACCTCGACCCGTACCACGGCGCACAGCTCGCGCTGGCCGAGGCGTACCGCAACGTCGCCACCTCCGGCGCGGTGCCGATGGCCGTCAGCGACTGCCTGAACTTCGGTTCCCCCGAGGACCCGGACGTCATGTGGCAGCTCGCCGAGGCCATCCGCGGCCTGTCCGACGCCTGCATGGTGCTGGGCATCCCGGTCACCGGCGGCAACGTCTCGCTGTACAACCAGACGGGCACCACGCCGATCCACCCCTCCCCCGTGGTAGCAGTGCTGGGCAAGCTCGACGACGTCGCACGCCGCACGCCGTCGGGCTGGAAGGAAGACGGCCAGGCCATCTACCTGCTGGGCACCACGGCGGCCGAACTGGACGGTTCCGAGTGGGCCAACATGCGCGGCCACCTTGGCGGGCAGCCGCCGAAGGTTGACCTCGCCGCCGAACGCGCGCTGGGTGAAATCCTGATCAACGCCTCCCGCGACGGCATGGTGGACTCCGCGCACGACCTCTCCGAGGGCGGCCTCGCGGCAGCGCTCGTGGAGTCCGCCCTGCGCTACGGCGTGGGCGCACGGATTGCCCTCCAGGATGTCATGGACCGCGACGGCGTGGACCTGTTCACGGCGCTGTTCTCCGAGACGCAGGGCCGCGCCATTGTTGGCGTGCCGCGCTCCGAGGAAGTCCGCTTCACGGACATGTGCACGGCCCGCGGCTTCGCCCACACCCGCATCGGCGTGGTGGACGCAGCCAGCGGCCAGCTGGAGATCAACGGCGTGGACGCCCTGTCCCTCGAAGCCCTCCGCGAAGCCCACGAGGCCACCCTGCCGAAATACTTCGGCTAG
- the purQ gene encoding phosphoribosylformylglycinamidine synthase subunit PurQ: MTELPLIGEAVAVAANPRLAGARIGVVTFPGTLDDRDAARAVRLAGATPVELWHADTTLGDVDAVVIPGGFSYGDYLRAGAIARFAPLMAKIIDAANSDARLPVLGICNGFQILTESHLLPGSMIKNDHLKFMCRDQVLRVENNTTAWTSDYAAGQEITIPLKNQDGQYIADEKVLDALEAEGRVVFRYVGFNPNGSRRDIAGISNAAGNVVGLMPHPEHAVEPGFGPETGLSGSAGVGGSDTDGLGFFTSVLNKIVGGAK; encoded by the coding sequence ATGACTGAACTCCCCCTGATTGGCGAGGCGGTAGCCGTTGCGGCCAACCCGCGGCTCGCCGGCGCCCGCATCGGCGTCGTCACCTTCCCCGGAACCCTGGATGACCGCGATGCCGCCCGTGCGGTCCGGCTGGCAGGCGCTACTCCGGTGGAACTCTGGCACGCAGACACCACCCTTGGCGACGTTGACGCCGTCGTGATTCCCGGCGGTTTCTCCTACGGCGACTACCTCCGCGCCGGCGCAATCGCACGCTTCGCGCCGCTGATGGCGAAAATTATCGACGCCGCAAACTCGGACGCCAGGCTGCCTGTCCTGGGCATCTGCAACGGCTTCCAGATCCTCACCGAGTCGCACCTGCTGCCCGGTTCGATGATCAAGAACGACCACCTGAAGTTCATGTGCCGCGACCAGGTCCTGCGCGTCGAAAACAACACCACCGCCTGGACCAGCGACTACGCCGCCGGCCAGGAAATCACCATTCCGCTGAAGAACCAGGACGGCCAGTACATCGCCGATGAGAAGGTCCTGGACGCCCTCGAGGCCGAAGGCCGCGTGGTGTTCCGCTACGTGGGCTTCAACCCGAACGGCTCCCGCCGCGACATCGCCGGCATCTCCAACGCCGCCGGCAACGTGGTGGGCCTCATGCCCCACCCCGAGCACGCCGTGGAGCCCGGCTTCGGCCCGGAGACGGGGTTGTCCGGCTCCGCCGGAGTCGGCGGTTCCGACACCGACGGCCTCGGGTTCTTCACCTCCGTATTGAACAAGATTGTGGGAGGCGCAAAGTGA
- the purS gene encoding phosphoribosylformylglycinamidine synthase subunit PurS: protein MPRIVVDVMPKPEILDPQGKAIVGALPRLGFTAFSSVRQGKRFELTVDGEVTEEILAQARNAAETLLSNPVIEDVVNVEVVEA, encoded by the coding sequence ATGCCCCGGATCGTTGTCGACGTCATGCCCAAGCCCGAGATTCTGGACCCGCAGGGGAAGGCCATCGTGGGTGCACTCCCCCGGCTGGGCTTCACTGCCTTTAGCTCTGTCCGCCAGGGCAAGCGCTTTGAACTCACTGTCGACGGCGAGGTGACCGAGGAGATCCTGGCCCAGGCCCGAAACGCCGCCGAAACCCTGCTGTCCAACCCCGTCATCGAGGATGTCGTCAACGTCGAGGTCGTCGAGGCCTGA